The Pseudomonas sp. FP2309 genome has a window encoding:
- a CDS encoding PhoH family protein — translation MNAPIVEPHRFILEPFEARRFANLCGQFDEHLRLIEQRLSIEIRNRGNQFELIGEPQHTTSAENLLRRLYRETKGSELSPETVHLYLQESAVEDLANNPVAEASVALRTKKGMIRPRGLNQQRYVKEILGNDINFGIGPAGTGKTYLAVACAVDALEREQVRRILLVRPAVEAGEKLGFLPGDLAQKIDPYLRPLYDALYEMLGFEYVAKLIERQVIEIAPLAYMRGRTLNNSFIILDESQNTTVEQMKMFLTRIGFGSTAVITGDVTQVDLPKGTKSGLAQVIEVLKDVPGISFTHFMPKDVVRHPLVQRIVEAYERFDHRDDAPAKDVRRDA, via the coding sequence TTGAACGCACCCATAGTAGAACCCCATCGTTTCATCCTCGAGCCGTTTGAGGCTCGCCGTTTCGCCAACCTGTGCGGACAGTTCGACGAGCACCTGCGCCTGATCGAACAACGCCTGAGCATCGAGATCCGCAATCGCGGCAATCAGTTCGAGCTCATTGGTGAACCCCAACACACCACGTCGGCAGAAAACCTGCTGCGCCGCCTTTATCGCGAGACCAAGGGCAGTGAACTGTCGCCCGAAACGGTGCACCTGTACCTGCAGGAGTCCGCGGTGGAAGACCTGGCCAACAACCCTGTGGCCGAAGCCAGCGTGGCCCTGCGCACCAAAAAAGGCATGATTCGCCCGCGCGGCTTGAATCAGCAGCGCTACGTCAAAGAAATCCTCGGCAACGACATCAACTTCGGCATCGGCCCGGCCGGTACCGGCAAGACCTACCTGGCCGTGGCCTGTGCGGTGGACGCGCTGGAGCGCGAGCAAGTGCGGCGCATCCTGCTGGTGCGCCCGGCGGTTGAAGCCGGTGAAAAACTCGGTTTCCTGCCCGGCGACCTGGCACAGAAGATCGACCCGTACCTGCGCCCGCTCTACGACGCGCTCTACGAGATGCTCGGTTTTGAGTACGTGGCCAAACTGATCGAGCGCCAGGTGATCGAGATCGCTCCGCTGGCCTATATGCGCGGCCGAACGCTGAACAACAGTTTCATCATCCTCGACGAAAGCCAGAACACCACCGTCGAGCAGATGAAAATGTTCCTGACCCGTATCGGTTTCGGCTCCACCGCCGTGATCACCGGTGACGTCACCCAGGTCGACTTGCCCAAGGGCACCAAGTCCGGCCTGGCCCAGGTGATCGAGGTGCTCAAGGACGTGCCGGGTATCAGCTTTACGCACTTCATGCCCAAGGACGTGGTCCGCCACCCGCTGGTGCAGCGTATCGTCGAAGCCTACGAGCGCTTCGACCACCGCGATGACGCGCCGGCCAAGGACGTTCGCCGCGATGCTTGA
- a CDS encoding YdcF family protein, with protein MPIRYFIKQLLLPPGIFLLLLALAWWFRRSRPRLAACCFAVGLGGMWLISLPVMVEWGARALETEPPLAREDWSTLAQHADAIVVLGSGRERGDPAWGSDQPTGIGLERQRYAARLAKASGLPVLTTGGLHYGTPPSEAQLMAVSMQDDFGVTVRWKEERSRTTWENARMSAEILLPEGVTRVVVVTQAWHMPRSVWSFEKAGFTVVPAPVGFLGVDNARPLGGWMPEFKSVWQSGQLINEAVGQVGYRLFYR; from the coding sequence ATGCCTATTCGTTATTTCATTAAACAACTGCTCCTGCCCCCCGGCATCTTCTTGCTGTTGCTGGCGCTTGCCTGGTGGTTTCGTCGCAGCCGTCCTCGTCTGGCCGCTTGCTGCTTCGCCGTAGGGTTGGGCGGCATGTGGCTGATCAGCCTGCCGGTGATGGTGGAATGGGGCGCGCGTGCCCTGGAGACTGAGCCGCCACTGGCCCGTGAAGATTGGTCCACCCTGGCCCAGCACGCTGATGCCATTGTGGTGTTGGGCTCTGGGCGGGAGCGCGGTGACCCGGCCTGGGGCAGCGACCAGCCCACCGGTATCGGCCTGGAGCGCCAGCGTTACGCCGCGAGGCTGGCCAAGGCCTCCGGCCTGCCGGTGCTCACCACGGGAGGATTGCACTACGGCACGCCGCCCAGCGAGGCGCAGTTGATGGCGGTGTCGATGCAGGATGACTTTGGCGTGACGGTGCGCTGGAAGGAAGAGCGCAGCCGCACCACCTGGGAAAACGCCCGAATGAGTGCCGAGATTTTGTTGCCCGAGGGTGTCACGCGCGTGGTGGTGGTCACTCAGGCCTGGCACATGCCGCGTTCGGTATGGAGCTTTGAAAAGGCGGGCTTCACGGTGGTGCCGGCGCCGGTGGGCTTTCTGGGCGTGGACAACGCCCGGCCTTTGGGCGGCTGGATGCCGGAGTTCAAGTCGGTATGGCAGAGCGGGCAATTGATCAACGAGGCGGTTGGGCAGGTGGGGTATCGGTTGTTCTACCGGTAA
- the ybeY gene encoding rRNA maturation RNase YbeY encodes MLELDLQLATEAPAPSEEQFRQWCALALRQRSADSELTIRLVDEPEGRELNHTWRQKDYATNVLSFPADVPDELLDIPLLGDLVICVQVVEREAKEQGKALEAHWAHLVIHGCLHLLGYDHIDDDEAEEMETLEQTLLAELGHPDPYADDQTDPTPN; translated from the coding sequence ATGCTTGAGCTAGACCTGCAACTGGCCACCGAAGCCCCCGCCCCCAGCGAAGAGCAGTTCCGTCAATGGTGCGCCCTGGCCCTGCGCCAGCGCAGCGCCGACTCGGAACTGACCATTCGTCTGGTGGACGAACCCGAAGGCCGCGAACTGAACCACACCTGGCGCCAGAAAGACTACGCGACCAATGTACTGTCGTTTCCCGCCGACGTCCCCGATGAATTGCTTGATATCCCGTTGCTGGGGGATCTGGTGATCTGCGTCCAAGTGGTCGAGCGTGAAGCCAAGGAACAGGGCAAGGCGCTTGAGGCTCACTGGGCCCATCTGGTTATCCACGGCTGCTTGCATCTCTTGGGTTACGACCATATAGACGATGACGAAGCCGAGGAAATGGAAACACTGGAACAAACGTTGCTTGCCGAACTGGGTCACCCTGATCCTTATGCAGACGACCAAACCGACCCTACACCTAACTGA
- a CDS encoding HlyC/CorC family transporter translates to MSEDRSSNGQKSWLGKLTQAFAHEPKNRQELLELLREAHQNKLLDSEALAIVEGAIQVADLQVRDIMVPRSQMISIKATQTPREFLPAVIDSAHSRYPVIGESHDDVMGVLLAKDLLPLILKENGDSFNIKDLLRPATFVPESKRLNVLLREFRANHNHMAIVIDEYGGVAGLVTIEDVLEQIVGDIEDEHDVEEDSYIKPLPSGDFLIKALTPIENFNEFFDSEFSDDEFDTVGGLVMNAFGHLPKRNETTEIGPYRFRILNADSRRIHLIRLTPIAR, encoded by the coding sequence ATGAGCGAAGACCGATCGAGCAACGGGCAAAAGTCATGGCTGGGTAAACTGACCCAGGCTTTTGCCCACGAGCCGAAAAACCGCCAGGAGCTGCTTGAGCTGCTGCGTGAGGCTCATCAGAACAAGTTGCTGGACAGCGAAGCGCTGGCCATCGTCGAGGGCGCCATCCAGGTGGCTGACCTGCAGGTACGGGACATCATGGTCCCACGCTCGCAAATGATCAGCATCAAGGCGACCCAGACCCCACGGGAATTCCTCCCGGCCGTGATCGACTCGGCGCACTCGCGCTACCCGGTGATCGGTGAAAGCCATGACGACGTCATGGGTGTCCTGTTGGCCAAGGACCTGCTGCCGCTGATCCTCAAAGAGAACGGTGACAGCTTCAACATAAAGGACCTGCTGCGTCCGGCCACCTTCGTGCCCGAATCCAAGCGCCTGAATGTACTGCTGCGCGAATTCCGCGCCAACCACAACCACATGGCCATCGTGATCGACGAATATGGCGGCGTGGCGGGTCTGGTGACCATCGAAGACGTACTGGAACAGATCGTCGGCGACATCGAAGACGAGCACGACGTCGAAGAAGACAGCTACATCAAGCCGCTGCCAAGCGGAGACTTTCTGATCAAGGCGCTGACGCCGATCGAGAACTTCAACGAGTTCTTCGACAGCGAATTCTCCGACGACGAGTTCGACACCGTCGGCGGCCTGGTGATGAACGCGTTTGGTCACTTGCCTAAACGTAACGAAACCACCGAGATCGGCCCTTATCGCTTCCGCATCCTCAATGCGGACAGCCGCAGGATCCATCTGATTCGCCTGACACCTATTGCCCGCTAA
- the lnt gene encoding apolipoprotein N-acyltransferase, protein MRRLIAPGWPGNLLAVAAGAITTLALAPFDLWPFALVAVGLFYLGLRHLSPRQALGRGWCFGFGLFGAGTSWIYYSIHHFGGASVLLAGFLMLLFTAAIAWFFALPAWLWARWLRRNEAPLADALTFAALWVGQEAFRGWFLTGFPWLYSGYSQLDGPLTGLAPVGGMWLISFALALTAALLCNLPRLLAGKRNAFIGAGLVLLVAPWAVGLALKHHAWTTPAGAPLSVAAIQGNVEQSMKWDPQQLNAQLALYRDMSFSSKPVDLLVWPETAVPVLKESVEGYLGMMGKFAADRHTALITGVPIRQEVHHQKRYFNGITVVGEGDGTYLKQKLVPFGEYVPLQDMLRGLIAFFDLPMSDFARGPADQPMLQAKGYQIAPFICYEVVYPEFAAGLSAQSDLLLTISNDTWFGRSIGPLQHLQMAQMRALEAGRWMIRATNNGVTALINPFGQISVQIPQFERGILYGEVVPMHNLTPYLQWRSWPLIIVCLGLFGWALLAGRMAKTV, encoded by the coding sequence ATGCGCCGTTTGATCGCACCCGGCTGGCCCGGTAATCTGCTGGCCGTGGCGGCCGGCGCCATCACCACCCTGGCGCTGGCGCCATTCGATCTGTGGCCGTTTGCACTGGTGGCCGTCGGCCTGTTTTACCTGGGACTGCGGCACCTGAGCCCGCGTCAGGCCCTGGGCCGTGGCTGGTGTTTCGGGTTCGGCCTGTTTGGCGCCGGTACCAGCTGGATCTATTACAGCATCCACCACTTTGGCGGCGCTTCGGTGCTGCTGGCGGGCTTTTTGATGCTGCTGTTCACCGCCGCCATCGCCTGGTTCTTCGCCTTGCCTGCCTGGCTGTGGGCGCGCTGGCTGCGCCGCAATGAAGCGCCGTTGGCCGATGCGCTGACATTTGCCGCATTGTGGGTCGGCCAGGAAGCCTTTCGCGGCTGGTTCCTCACTGGTTTCCCCTGGCTGTACTCCGGTTACAGCCAACTCGACGGCCCCCTGACCGGCCTGGCGCCCGTCGGCGGCATGTGGCTGATTTCGTTTGCCCTGGCACTCACGGCCGCTCTGCTGTGCAACCTGCCGCGCCTGCTGGCCGGCAAGCGCAACGCATTTATCGGTGCGGGCCTGGTGCTGCTGGTTGCGCCGTGGGCCGTCGGCCTGGCACTCAAGCACCACGCCTGGACCACGCCCGCCGGCGCGCCGCTCAGCGTGGCCGCCATTCAGGGCAACGTTGAACAAAGCATGAAGTGGGACCCGCAGCAGCTCAATGCGCAACTGGCGCTGTACCGCGACATGAGCTTCAGCTCCAAGCCTGTCGACCTGCTGGTCTGGCCGGAAACCGCGGTGCCGGTGCTCAAGGAGTCGGTGGAAGGCTACCTGGGCATGATGGGCAAGTTCGCCGCCGACCGGCACACGGCACTGATCACCGGCGTGCCGATCCGCCAGGAAGTGCATCACCAGAAACGCTACTTCAACGGCATCACCGTGGTGGGCGAAGGCGACGGTACGTACCTCAAGCAGAAACTGGTGCCATTTGGTGAGTACGTGCCGCTGCAAGACATGCTGCGCGGATTGATTGCCTTCTTCGACCTGCCGATGTCCGACTTCGCCCGTGGCCCCGCCGATCAGCCGATGCTACAGGCCAAGGGCTATCAGATCGCGCCGTTCATTTGCTACGAAGTGGTGTACCCGGAATTCGCCGCCGGCCTCTCGGCCCAGAGCGACCTGCTGCTGACCATCAGCAACGACACCTGGTTCGGTCGCTCCATCGGTCCCTTGCAGCACTTGCAGATGGCGCAGATGCGTGCGCTGGAGGCCGGCCGCTGGATGATCCGAGCCACCAACAACGGCGTGACCGCGCTGATCAACCCGTTCGGGCAGATCAGCGTACAGATCCCGCAATTCGAACGTGGCATTTTGTACGGCGAAGTCGTGCCGATGCACAACCTCACGCCCTACCTGCAATGGCGCTCGTGGCCGTTGATCATCGTCTGCCTGGGGTTGTTCGGCTGGGCACTGCTGGCTGGCCGGATGGCCAAAACCGTCTGA